DNA from Tursiops truncatus isolate mTurTru1 chromosome 8, mTurTru1.mat.Y, whole genome shotgun sequence:
GGACTGACTCCAGGCAACTTCTACCAATGGCCTGAGTTTGCAGAAGAGATGAGCTCTATCGGCCATTCCTGACTCAGACATCCGCCCCCTCCAGCACCCTCCACTCAAGCCCTGGCACAGGAGTCTGTCCCAGCTTGCAGCGCTCCTCACCTGCTTCACTTTGGCCACATCCCGGATAAAGGCTTCATCGTCCACATAGGAGAGCAGTTTGCGCAGCTGGTCCAGGTCTGCGATGTAGTCCTCCCCGATGCGCTGTGGGAAGATAGCTCTCAGTTAGGCCCATATCCCTCCTCCGTCCTCCCTCACAGAGGGGTCCCTTTCCAGGTCAACCAAGCCCCATCCACTGCAGacagctccttcctctgcagcCTCCCAGCTGGGGGGTGGTACATGTTTGTGcatctttcctcccctcctgACCTTGAGCTCTGATGGCTGACCCCCATCTGACCCCACAGGCCTTCCTCTTGGCCTTTTCCTCTGACAGGCATTGACCTCAGGGCCCCACTCCCactctctgcccctttctggTCTCACTCCAGATGTGACCTGCTGATAACCCCTCCATTAGACTGTGAACTCCACCAGGTTGACCTTCATAGCCAGGGCTTCCATTCGCCCACAGGCACCCTCATGCAAGTAAGAAAATGGTTCCCCTTCTCCAGACAGATGCAAGGCTTGGGGAACGCAGTGCAGGATGGACTTCAGCCCTCAGATGGGTGCCCTACAGTGAACCACATACACAACCACACCCAGATGCTCCCTGCGGTGACCGTGTTGACCCCTACTGGCCATACGTGAACGCTCACCTCAGCAATGACTTCTGCCAGCCCAGGGTTACACATAACCAGCCAGCGCCGAGGAGTGATGCCGTTGGTCTTATTCTGGAACTTATGAGGCTCTAGCTCATAGAAGTCCTTGAAGCTATAGGATGGGGTCGGGGGATCACCAATCACCCCTGTGGGATGAAGGCCTCCTCCCTGGGGCCCCTACCCTGGTTTCTTGATGAAaggggcctggaggggagggggagggtgctgTGTGTAAGAGGGGTCATCTGGGGACAGGACTGGACTGGACGGCAAGGCTATGATTCTTGTAAGAGCAGTGCCACCCGTGGAAGGGGCCAGCTGAGGGCGACTGTGAATGGCCGGTGCCAGGCAGTGAGGGGGTGAGCGGGGGTCCAGCGGGAGGGGCGGTGTCTGCGGAGCGGGTCTTACGTGGTCTTCTTGAGGATCTCGGAGTGGATGCGAGCCACGCCATTGATAGCATGTGAACCGGCGATGCACAGGTGCGCCATGTTGATGCGCTTCACCGCGCCCTCCTCCACCAGCGACATGCGCCTCAGCCGGTCTATATCCCCTGGGAACGCAGCCGCCACCCGCTGTGCCAGGAGAGCCCAGAGCTAGGACGGGGACCCAGGACCCAGGTTTCCAGCCCCTACCCTATCCCCAGGTCTCTGTCCACAGCCCTCCCTGCCAGAGTCTCAGGAGCCATGCTTTCCATGCCCTCCAcgccccaccctccaccccacgcTTCCTCCACTCACATTAAGGAAGCGCTGGTTGATCTCATAGATGATCTGGAGGTGCCGAGGCAGCAGGGTCTCCAAGAGGTGCACGGGCCAGCGCTCCAGGGCCTCGGGCAGCACCGTGTGGTTGGTATAGGCACAGGTCTTCACAGTCACGTCCCATGCCTGACAGATGGGATGGCGAGGAAGGACCCCCGGGCTTAAGCCGGACGGCTCTCCACACACACTGTGCAGCCAAgagccctggccctgccactgccGCGCCAGGTTCTAGGACACCCGCCCTCTGGGCCTCACACTGCCGTCTGTGCAGTGGGGGCTCCACCCACATCTTTCCACTCCCCAGACTGGGAGGGGAACCCTGAGATGCAGAGGGTGAGGCAGGGGTGCAGGAGGGGCCCTGAAGCCCACCTTGTCCCAGTCCAGCCGCTCCTGGTCCACCAGAATCCTCATCAGCTCGGGGATGGCCAAGGAGGGGTGGGTATCATTGAGCTGGATGGccacctgggggcgggggggcattGGAGTCAGTCTGGGCTCCAAACCAAGGCTATGATTGCTGTCCTTTGCCCCTTCAGAGCACCCCCCCCAGGGCCCCTCATGGTTCTAGGGTtgagctgggggtggaggcccTCACGGGGGCAGGTatggggcaggaggaagaggggagcGAGGTTCTATTGAGGATCGCGAGCAGatccccccacacccacccccaacACCCAGCCTCCacgtcctcatctgtaaaatgggtggttCAGGCTGagactggagggaggagggatggcACCCATCACAGGAGGTGTAGAGGCTGGCCTTCCCTGGGGCCTGGTACCTTATCTGGGAAGGCGTCGAAGCTTGTGCGCACAGGGTCTCGGCAGCCGAACTTGGCGGATTTGAAGCGGCGGATGATGTCCTGGAGCGTGGCAGCCACTACGAAGTACTCCTGCTTCAGCCGAAGCTCTTTCCCCTCAAAGAACTGGGGACAGTGCCAGGCAGGGTGGAGTCAAGGTGGTGGCCTAACACTGCTGTGGGTGTGGCCAGGGGAGACTCCCACCCACACCAAGATTCCTGAGCCCCGAGCTGCCCCACCTCAGGGACCCAGGGGTCTTTCTCCCACCAAGAAGCAGCACTGTGGATGGTAGCAGGAGGGAGGGCTAAGGACCAGGAGGAGTATTGTGGGTGTTACCAGGGAGCGGCTCATCCAAAGTGCCCCACCCTAACCTGCTGCCCCCAGGACTCAGGCATCCTCCCACTTAAAGAACTTGGGGGAAGAACAGGACACACAGGGGCCAGCAATATGCCTTGGGTGTGACTAGGGCACCGGCAAGTGTCACTCGccttctcctgccctctcccacGCACTCTGGCTTCCTGTCCCCAGCCCAGGGGGTAACGTACGTTGTCGTTGGGATACAGGACACGGGAGATATTCTCAGCCAGGTTGCGGTCCAGCACAGCCTGGATGTAGCCACCGACGTTGACTGAGGAACGAATGTGGGGACAGGGTCAGGCTTGGGTCGAGTGTGggccggggtgggcaggggttgCTGACTTTGGCTGAACTCACAGTCCTTGAGGTTAAAGTCATTGGGGGCCTTGGCAGACCACAGGCGCATGGTATTGACGATGTTGTTGCGGTAGCCGGGCACAGGTGTGTCGTAAGGCATGGCCAACACCACCTGCAAGGCACCCGGTGTTGTGTCAGGAGGTGGGCATCTGCCACGCGCAAGAGGCCCTGAGAGCCGGAACTCCGTGCTCTGTCACTGCACTCCCCCAACTCCCCACGCCGGGTTCTAGTCCCAACTCTGGGTGACACAAGCAGCCCCGCCAACCTCTCTGGACCTCGTCCATAAGGAGAGGACTTCCCAGTGCCTCCCCACACCACCGTGCCCCTCCTTGctgggctgttgtgaagattccAGGAGGTGGGGATGAGCTCGGAGCCCAGGGCGGGGCCCTGTTGGTGGCCACTCCGCCATGATGGCGATGAGCTGGCCGCTGGCCTGAGCACAGTCTAGAGGACACTCTGGACTCATGGAAGGGCTGGGGGGAACCATGGGGCCTGGCTGAGGGCGTCACGGAGGTCAAGGCCATCCAAAGGGCTTATGCCTGGTTGACCACAGGGCTAATTAGCAGTGACTAATGCTGGCCCCACCTCCCACAATTAGCAAACATCAATAATTGCTGCCCATAGCTGCCTGTTACCATGGGGCGGGGGCGCACCCACGCCTCCCTCCCCAACACTAAGTAGCCCCGATTGGAGCAGAGTGAAAGCTGCAGCTCGGAGAGGGAAGGGACTGGCCCAAGAGCATAGAGCTAGGCGGGCAGCCACAGCCCTGCTGGACCTTGGCGTGGATGACAGCAGAACAAACTCTAGATTCTGAAAGCCTAGAGGTTGCTGTGCAGCCATCTGGAGGCCGGTGACCTGCAGCCACAGCAAGACTGGCTGAGCTGGAATTTGGACACCTCGTTTAGCTTTAGGCTCCCTCtaacttgctctgtgaccttgaacaagtcaatTGCCCTCTCCAGGCTTTTAAGTTTCTCCCCTGTCCCCATTTCTGGGCTGTTGCTTTGTTTCCCATCAAGCCCCCAGTTCAGATGTGCAGGGGAGCCAAGACTCCGTGATTATTCTTTGATGAGTCTTGTGGGGTGGTGGAAAGGAGCCAGGTCAGGGGAGAAGCACTGGTAGAGCACGGtggcctctctcctcctcccaggcTCTGCACTTGGTCTGGCTCCCCTGTGACCCTGTCTCTAGCCTCTCCTagttctagctgtgtgaccttgaataagtcacttaacctctctgagcctcagtggcaTCCATTATAAAATAGCACTAGGTCCAGTAGCCTCCAGGCTCTTTCCTTGTTTCTCCCTGTTTCCTCTAGaacctcctcccctctccctcactAGATTTCCCCACCACCACACCCCGCTCCCTGACTTCCCCCTCACCTGCGTGTCCACCCACTTGGCCCCCTGGTTGGTGTGCTCCACTCGGCCATAGAAGTGCACAGGCAGTGTGCACTCGGGTCGGGCCTTCTCCCAGGGGTTGCCGTAGCGAAGCCAGTCATCAGCCTCCTCCATCTGAGCCCAAGGCAGGTcaggggagaaaggaaggcagTGTCAGAGCCAGGCTCACACCACAGCAGGTGGTGAGTAGGCCAGGAGCAGTGGCCCTAATGTGCCCTATACAGGGAGGGTGTAAATGAAGGGCTTTGGGGTAGGTGGGCCCCTGGTCTGGTGGAATATCCACGGGGACACTGTGTATGTATGAGAGTCTGAGACATTCCACAGGTATGGACCTCCTATCCCCAGAGCTAACAACTGGCTTGGGGCcagggggaaggggcaaggaTGTTTTCCACCAAGGCTGGGGCTGGTTCTGGATCTATGtgcagatgaatgaacaaataggGGTCTTCTCCATCATCATAATAACAAGGTCAGGGCCCAAGGTCACTCACCTGCCAACCCCCAGAGATCTTCTGGTTAAAAATCCCAAACTCATAGCGGATCCCGTAGCCATAGGCAGCCAGGCCCAGTGTCGCCATGGAGTCCAGAAAGCAGGCTAGGGGTGTGCGTGGAGGTGGGTGTCAGAGACGCGGCACAAAGGAACCCTTCTGCCCAATCCCCTGCCACCCTGCTCACTTACCCGCCAGCCGGCCCAGGCCCCCGTTGCCCAGCCCTGCGTCCTCCTCGACTTCCTCCAGCTCCTCCATGTCCAGGCCCAGCTAGAGGCGGGAGGGTACGGCAGGCGTCAGGGCCAAGGGCCAGCAGGTCAATCGCCCAAGCCCCAAggcttgcccctcccccacacacctGGTAGGTGGCCTCATCACAGGCATTCTCCAAGGCCAGGTTCACCATGGTGTTTTGTAGCGTCCGGCCCATGTAGAATTCCAGAGACAGGTAGTAGATCCTCTGCCCGGAGAGAcaggtggggaggtggaggggagggcatCAAGGCCACCCACTAACATTCAGCCAGGCGCAGCTGGGCCTGCACCTCTCATACTTCCTGCCCCACTCCTAGGCCCCAGCATGTTCCAGCCCTGCCTCCATTTCTCCCCCCTTCTCAGGCTTTGGGACCCAACAGGCAAGATTCTGGTCCCAGCATTTCTTCtgactttggacaaatcacttttcttctctgagcctcagtttcctcatctggaagatGGGGCTGGCCATATCTACCTCAGGGGTTAGGAGAGGTGCCTAGGAGAGGTAGGAACTCCTTTCATTGCATG
Protein-coding regions in this window:
- the PYGM gene encoding glycogen phosphorylase, muscle form, producing the protein MSRPLTDQERRKQISVRGLAGVENVTELKKNFNRHLHFTLVKDRNVATPLDYYFALAYTVRDHLVGRWLRTQQHYYEKDPKRIYYLSLEFYMGRTLQNTMVNLALENACDEATYQLGLDMEELEEVEEDAGLGNGGLGRLAACFLDSMATLGLAAYGYGIRYEFGIFNQKISGGWQMEEADDWLRYGNPWEKARPECTLPVHFYGRVEHTNQGAKWVDTQVVLAMPYDTPVPGYRNNIVNTMRLWSAKAPNDFNLKDFNVGGYIQAVLDRNLAENISRVLYPNDNFFEGKELRLKQEYFVVAATLQDIIRRFKSAKFGCRDPVRTSFDAFPDKVAIQLNDTHPSLAIPELMRILVDQERLDWDKAWDVTVKTCAYTNHTVLPEALERWPVHLLETLLPRHLQIIYEINQRFLNRVAAAFPGDIDRLRRMSLVEEGAVKRINMAHLCIAGSHAINGVARIHSEILKKTTFKDFYELEPHKFQNKTNGITPRRWLVMCNPGLAEVIAERIGEDYIADLDQLRKLLSYVDDEAFIRDVAKVKQENKLKFSAYLEKEYKVHINPNSLFDVQVKRIHEYKRQLLNCLHVITMYNRIKKDPNKFFVPRTVMIGGKAAPGYHMAKMIIKLITAIGDVVNHDPVVGDRLRLIFLENYRVSLAEKVIPAADLSEQISTAGTEASGTGNMKFMLNGALTIGTMDGANVEMAEEAGEENFFIFGMRVEDVERLDQKGYNAQEYCDRIPELRHIIDQLNSGFFSPKQPDLFKDIVNMLMHHDRFKVFADYEEYIKCQERVSALYKNPREWTRMVIRNIATSGKFSSDRTIAQYAKEIWGVEPSRQRLPAPDEKI